Proteins encoded by one window of Ovis canadensis isolate MfBH-ARS-UI-01 breed Bighorn chromosome 14, ARS-UI_OviCan_v2, whole genome shotgun sequence:
- the CARMIL2 gene encoding capping protein, Arp2/3 and myosin-I linker protein 2 isoform X6 gives MAQTPDGISCELRGCPSTGEITKFLWPKEAELLLKTWLPEREGAEQGHVLVLLRWRAYLLHTCLPLRVDCTFSYLEVQAMVLQETPPQITFELESLPELVLEFTGVAALEQLAQHIAAAIRKVFPRSTLGKLFRRPTPPSMLARLEKSSSSEATSPSSPCGGFSETYEALCDYNGFPFREEIQWDVDTIYHRQGCRHFSLGDFSHLGSRDLALSVAALSYNLWFRCLSCVDMKLSLEVSEQILHMMNQSSHLEELVLETCGLRGDFVRRLAQALAGHTSSGLRELSLAGNLLDDRGVAALSRHLEKHPGALRRLSLAQTGLTPRGMRALGRALASNSAFDSTLTHLDLSGNPGALGASEDRGGLYSFLSRPNVLTFLNLAGTDTALDTLFAALSRGGCSSLAHLDASRNVFSRTKSRAAPDALQLFLSRAGTLRHLGLAGCKLPPDALRALLEGLALNTHLNDLHLDLSACELRSAGAQVIQDLVCDAGAVSSLDLADNGFGSDMVTLVLAIGRSRSLRHVALGRNFNVRCKETLDDVLHRIVQLMQDDDCPLQSLSVAESRLKLGAGVLLRALGTNPNLTALDISGNAMGDTGAKMLAKALRVNTRLRSVVWDRNHTSALGLLDVAQALEQNRSLKAMPLPLNDVAQAQRSRPELTARAVHQIQACLLRNNRTDHTSADCTTRPKPLGLGSDPSEQEVNELCQSVQEHVELLGCGAGPQGEAAVHQAEDAIQNANFSLSILPILYEAGSSPSHQWQLRQKLEGLLGQVGEVCRRDIQDFTQATLDTTRSLCPQTLQGPRWREQLEGVLGGSRGLPELLPEHLLQDAFTRLRDMRLSVTGTLAESIVAQAVAGLSAARDRLVESLAQQATEAMPPVILTLDGDESSPLGPGELEGLFFPEEKEKEDEEEQKDESPPQKWVESLHCLHLDSSTHSAAEELEPEPELAAPGEDAEPQAGPSARGSPSPAAPGPPAGPLPRMDLPPSGQPLRHPTRTRPRPRRQHHHRPPPGGPQVPPALPQEGNGLSARVDEGVEEFFSKRLIHQDRLWAPEEDPAAEGGTTPVPRTLRKKLGTLFAFKKPRSTRGSRPDLETSPGAAPRSRKTTLGDLLRPPARPGRGEEPAGAEGGTGSPDPTRRSRPRYTRESKAYSLILLPAEEEETVGARPDKRRPLERGDTELAPSFEQRVQVMLQRIGVSRGSGSADGKRKQSKDGEIKKAGSDGDIMDSSTEAPPISIKSRTHSVSADPSCRPGPGGQGPESATWKTLGQQLNAELRGRGWGQQDGPGPPSPCPSPSPRRSSPSPDSLGLPEDPCLGSRNEERPLRLQRSPVLKRRPKLEAPPSPSIGSGLEAEPLPTQSTEPCSPPSPTTNQRGGGPNP, from the exons ATGGCCCAGACCCCCGACGGCATATCCTGCGAGTTGCGAG GCTGCCCTTCCACAGGCGAGATCACCAAGTTCCTGTGGCCCAAGGAGGCAGAACTGCTGCTGAAAACCTGGCTGCCAGAGCGGGAGGGTGCGGAGCAAGGTCATGTCCTG GTACTGCTCCGATGGAGAGCCTACCTGCTCCACACCTGCCTCCCTCTGAGG GTGGACTGCACATTCAGCTACCTGGAGGTCCAGGCCATGGTGCTGCAGGAGACACCCCCTCAG ATCACCTTTGAGCTGGAGTCCCTGCCTGAACTGGTCCTGGAGTTTACTGGTGTGGCTGCTCTGGAACAGCTGGCCCAGCACATTGCTGCTGCCATCAGGAAGGTCTTCCCTCGCTCAACCCTTGG GAAACTCTTCCGGAGGCCCACACCCCCCTCCATGCTGGCTCGACTGGAGAAAAGCAGCTCCTCAGAAGCCACCTCACCCAGCAGCCCCTGTG GGGGCTTCTCGGAGACATACGAGGCCCTGTGTGACTACAATGGCTTCCCTTTCCGAGAGGAGATTCAGTGG GATGTGGACACCATCTACCATCGTCAGGGCTGCCGCCATTTCAGCCTAGGAGACTTCAGTCATCTGGGAAGTCG GGACCTGGCCTTGAGTGTGGCTGCCCTGTCCTACAATCTCTGGTTCCGGTGCCTCTCCTGCGTGGACATGAAGCTG AGCCTTGAGGTCTCAGAACAGATTCTGCACATGATGAATCAGTCATCCCACCTGGAGGAGCTGGTGCTGGAGACCTGTGGCCTGAGAGG AGACTTTGTCCGGCGACTGGCCCAGGCATTGGCGGGACACACCAGCTCGGGACTGCGGGAGCTCAGCCTGGCTGGGAACCTGCTGGATGACCGAG GTGTGGCTGCCCTTAGCAGACACCTAGAGAAGCATCCTGGAGCCCTGAGGAGACTCAGCCTAGCACAGACTGGGTTGACGCCACGAG GAATGAGGGCTCTAGGCCGGGCACTGGCTTCCAATTCAGCCTTTGACTCTACCCTGACCCACTTGGACCTTTCCGGGAACCCCGGGGCACTGGGGGCTTCAGAGGACCGTGGG GGCCTCTATAGTTTTCTGAGCCGTCCTAACGTTCTGACGTTCCTGAATCTCGCAGGCACCGACACCGCCCTGGACACT CTCTTCGCAGCGCTGTCCCGCGGCGGCTGCTCCAGCCTGGCTCACCTAGACGCCTCGAGGAACGTCTTCTCCCGCAC gaaGTCCAGGGCTGCGCCCGATGCCCTGCAACTCTTCCTCAGCCGCGCCGGGACGCTTCGGCAcctgggcctggcgggctgcaaacTGCCACCCGACGCACTCAG GGCGCTTCTGGAAGGCCTGGCGCTCAACACGCACCTGAATGACCTACACCTGGACCTCAGCGCGTGTGAG CTGCGCTCGGCGGGTGCTCAAGTGATACAAGACTTGGTGTGTGATGCTGGCGCAGTGAGCTCCCTGGATCTGGCAGATAATG GCTTTGGCTCAGACATGGTGACTCTGGTGCTGGCCATTGGGAGGAGCCGGTCTCTGCGACATGTGGCGCTTGGAAGGAACTTCAACGTCCGGTGCAA GGAGACCCTGGACGACGTCCTGCACCGGATTGTTCAGCTCATGCAGGATGACGACTGT CCCCTGCAGTCTCTGTCTGTGGCTGAGTCACGGTTGAAGCTGGGCGCTGGCGTCCTGCTCCGGGCCCTGGGCACCAATCCTAACCTGACAGCCCTGGATATTAGTGGCAACGCCATGGGGGACACGGGTGCCAAGATGCTGGCCAAGGCGCTTCGGGTTAACACGAGGCTCAG GTCTGTGGTCTGGGACCGAAACCACACATCTGCTCTGGGCCTTCTGGACGTGGCACAGGCCCTGGAACAGAACCGCAGCCTGAAGGCCATGCCTCTGCCACTGAACGATGTGGCCCAGGCTCAGCGCAGCCGTCCTGAACTGACAGCACGGGCCGTGCATCAG ATCCAAGCCTGTCTTCTGAGGAATAATCGCACAGACCACACCTCTGCTGACTGCACCACCCGCCCGAAGCCCCTGGGTCTGGGGTCAGACCCCTCCGAACAG GAAGTGAATGAACTGTGTCAGTCGGTGCAGGAGCACGTGGAGTTGCTGGGCtgtggggctggaccccagggtGAAGCTGCTGTGCACCAGGCTGAGGATGCCATCCAAAATGCCAACTTCTCTCTCAGC ATTCTCCCCATTCTTTATGAGGCTGGAAGTTCCCCAAGCCACCAATGGCAGCTGCGGCAGAAGCTGGAGGGCCTGCTGGGACAGGTGGGAGAGGTGTGCCGCCGGGACATTCAG GACTTCACTCAGGCCACACTGGACACAACAAGGAGTCTCTGCCCACAGACATTGCAGGGTCCCAGGTGGAGGGAGCAGCTAGAGGGGGTCCTTGGGGGCTCAAGGGGTCTCCCAGAGCTGCTCCCAGAGCATCTGCTGCAAGATGCCTTCACTCGGCTCAG GGACATGCGCCTGTCAGTCACAGGGACCTTGGCAGAGAGCATTGTGGCTCAGGCTGTGGCAGGTCTGAGTGCAGCCCGGGATCGGCTG GTGGAGAGTCTGGCTCAACAGGCAACAGAGGCAATGCCCCCTGTCATACTGACACTAGACGGAGATGAGTCCAGCCCCCTTGGGCCTGGGGAATTGGAAGGTCTTTTCTTCcctgaggagaaagaaaaagaggatgaAGAGGAGCAGAAG GATGAAAGTCCTCCACAGAAATGGGTTGAATCCCTCCACTGTCTTCACCTGGACTCCTCCACTCACA GTGCTGCTGAGGAGCTAGAGCCGGAGCCCGAGCTGGCGGCTCCGGGGGAAGATGCAGAGCCGCAGGCGGGGCCATCCGCTCGTGGCTCTCCGAGCCCCGCCGCCCCAGGGCCCCCGGCCGGCCCGTTGCCTCGCATGGACCTGCCGCCCTCCGGGCAGCCCCTGCGCCATCCGACCCGGACCCGACCACGGCCGCGGCGCCAGCACCACCACCGCCCGCCGCCGGGGGGCCCCCAG gtgcccccagccctgccgcAGGAAGGGAATGGGCTCAGTGCCCGCGTGGATGAGGGCGTGGAGGAATTCTTCTCCAAAAGGCTGATCCACCAGGATCGCCT CTGGGCCCCCGAGGAGGACCCGGCAGCTGAGGGGGGTACCACCCCTGTCCCCCGTACACTTCGCAAGAAGCTGGGCACCCTCTTTGCCTTCAAGAAGCCTCGTTCAACACGTGGGTCACGACCTGATCTCGAGACCAGCCCTGGAGCAGCTCCCCGCTCTCGAAAAACCACACTCGGGGACTTGCTTCGGCCACCGGCCCGTCCTGGCCGTGGTGAGGAGCCTGCTGGGGCCGAGGGGGGTACCGGCAGCCCAGACCCAACCCGCAGGAGTCGGCCTCGATACACCCGTGAAAGTAAGGCCTACTCCCTGATACTGCTCCCtgctgaggaggaggagacagtggGAGCCAGGCCCGACAAG CGGCGGCCCCTGGAGCGGGGAGACACagagctggccccatcctttgaGCAGCGAGTACAAGTGATGCTGCAGAGGATCGGCGTGAGCAGAGGCAGCGGGAGTGCCGACGGCAAGAGGAAGCAG AGCAAAGATGGAGAAATCAAGAAGGCTGGCTCGGATG GTGACATTATGGACAGTTCCACAGAGGCTCCTCCCATCTCGATCAAGTCCCGCACCCACTCTGTGTCTGCTG ACCCTTCATGCAGACCTGGACCAGGGGGCCAAGGGCCTGAGTCTGCCACCTGGAAGACACTGGGGCAACAGTTGAATGCAGAGCTCAGGGGCCGTGGTTGGGGCCAACAGGATGGTCCAGGTCCCCCGTCCCCATGTCCCAGCCCAAGCCCCCGAAGATCCagcccctccccagacagcctggGCCTTCCAGAGGATCCCTGCTTAGGCTCCAGGAACGAAG AACGGCCCCTGCGGCTACAGCGCTCCCCTGTCCTCAAGCGCAGGCCAAAGCTTGAGGCGCCTCCATCTCCAAGCATAG GATCTGGCCTTGAAGCCGAGCCTCTACCCACCCAGTCTACAGAGCCCTGCAGCCCACCCTCCCCAACCACAAACCAAAGAGGCGGCGGCCCCAACCCCTGA
- the CARMIL2 gene encoding capping protein, Arp2/3 and myosin-I linker protein 2 isoform X7, which translates to MAQTPDGISCELRGEITKFLWPKEAELLLKTWLPEREGAEQGHVLVLLRWRAYLLHTCLPLRVDCTFSYLEVQAMVLQETPPQITFELESLPELVLEFTGVAALEQLAQHIAAAIRKVFPRSTLGKLFRRPTPPSMLARLEKSSSSEATSPSSPCGGFSETYEALCDYNGFPFREEIQWDVDTIYHRQGCRHFSLGDFSHLGSRDLALSVAALSYNLWFRCLSCVDMKLSLEVSEQILHMMNQSSHLEELVLETCGLRGDFVRRLAQALAGHTSSGLRELSLAGNLLDDRGVAALSRHLEKHPGALRRLSLAQTGLTPRGMRALGRALASNSAFDSTLTHLDLSGNPGALGASEDRGGLYSFLSRPNVLTFLNLAGTDTALDTLFAALSRGGCSSLAHLDASRNVFSRTKSRAAPDALQLFLSRAGTLRHLGLAGCKLPPDALRALLEGLALNTHLNDLHLDLSACELRSAGAQVIQDLVCDAGAVSSLDLADNGFGSDMVTLVLAIGRSRSLRHVALGRNFNVRCKETLDDVLHRIVQLMQDDDCPLQSLSVAESRLKLGAGVLLRALGTNPNLTALDISGNAMGDTGAKMLAKALRVNTRLRSVVWDRNHTSALGLLDVAQALEQNRSLKAMPLPLNDVAQAQRSRPELTARAVHQIQACLLRNNRTDHTSADCTTRPKPLGLGSDPSEQEVNELCQSVQEHVELLGCGAGPQGEAAVHQAEDAIQNANFSLSILPILYEAGSSPSHQWQLRQKLEGLLGQVGEVCRRDIQDFTQATLDTTRSLCPQTLQGPRWREQLEGVLGGSRGLPELLPEHLLQDAFTRLRDMRLSVTGTLAESIVAQAVAGLSAARDRLVESLAQQATEAMPPVILTLDGDESSPLGPGELEGLFFPEEKEKEDEEEQKDESPPQKWVESLHCLHLDSSTHSAAEELEPEPELAAPGEDAEPQAGPSARGSPSPAAPGPPAGPLPRMDLPPSGQPLRHPTRTRPRPRRQHHHRPPPGGPQVPPALPQEGNGLSARVDEGVEEFFSKRLIHQDRLWAPEEDPAAEGGTTPVPRTLRKKLGTLFAFKKPRSTRGSRPDLETSPGAAPRSRKTTLGDLLRPPARPGRGEEPAGAEGGTGSPDPTRRSRPRYTRESKAYSLILLPAEEEETVGARPDKRRPLERGDTELAPSFEQRVQVMLQRIGVSRGSGSADGKRKQSKDGEIKKAGSDGDIMDSSTEAPPISIKSRTHSVSADPSCRPGPGGQGPESATWKTLGQQLNAELRGRGWGQQDGPGPPSPCPSPSPRRSSPSPDSLGLPEDPCLGSRNEERPLRLQRSPVLKRRPKLEAPPSPSIGSGLEAEPLPTQSTEPCSPPSPTTNQRGGGPNP; encoded by the exons ATGGCCCAGACCCCCGACGGCATATCCTGCGAGTTGCGAG GCGAGATCACCAAGTTCCTGTGGCCCAAGGAGGCAGAACTGCTGCTGAAAACCTGGCTGCCAGAGCGGGAGGGTGCGGAGCAAGGTCATGTCCTG GTACTGCTCCGATGGAGAGCCTACCTGCTCCACACCTGCCTCCCTCTGAGG GTGGACTGCACATTCAGCTACCTGGAGGTCCAGGCCATGGTGCTGCAGGAGACACCCCCTCAG ATCACCTTTGAGCTGGAGTCCCTGCCTGAACTGGTCCTGGAGTTTACTGGTGTGGCTGCTCTGGAACAGCTGGCCCAGCACATTGCTGCTGCCATCAGGAAGGTCTTCCCTCGCTCAACCCTTGG GAAACTCTTCCGGAGGCCCACACCCCCCTCCATGCTGGCTCGACTGGAGAAAAGCAGCTCCTCAGAAGCCACCTCACCCAGCAGCCCCTGTG GGGGCTTCTCGGAGACATACGAGGCCCTGTGTGACTACAATGGCTTCCCTTTCCGAGAGGAGATTCAGTGG GATGTGGACACCATCTACCATCGTCAGGGCTGCCGCCATTTCAGCCTAGGAGACTTCAGTCATCTGGGAAGTCG GGACCTGGCCTTGAGTGTGGCTGCCCTGTCCTACAATCTCTGGTTCCGGTGCCTCTCCTGCGTGGACATGAAGCTG AGCCTTGAGGTCTCAGAACAGATTCTGCACATGATGAATCAGTCATCCCACCTGGAGGAGCTGGTGCTGGAGACCTGTGGCCTGAGAGG AGACTTTGTCCGGCGACTGGCCCAGGCATTGGCGGGACACACCAGCTCGGGACTGCGGGAGCTCAGCCTGGCTGGGAACCTGCTGGATGACCGAG GTGTGGCTGCCCTTAGCAGACACCTAGAGAAGCATCCTGGAGCCCTGAGGAGACTCAGCCTAGCACAGACTGGGTTGACGCCACGAG GAATGAGGGCTCTAGGCCGGGCACTGGCTTCCAATTCAGCCTTTGACTCTACCCTGACCCACTTGGACCTTTCCGGGAACCCCGGGGCACTGGGGGCTTCAGAGGACCGTGGG GGCCTCTATAGTTTTCTGAGCCGTCCTAACGTTCTGACGTTCCTGAATCTCGCAGGCACCGACACCGCCCTGGACACT CTCTTCGCAGCGCTGTCCCGCGGCGGCTGCTCCAGCCTGGCTCACCTAGACGCCTCGAGGAACGTCTTCTCCCGCAC gaaGTCCAGGGCTGCGCCCGATGCCCTGCAACTCTTCCTCAGCCGCGCCGGGACGCTTCGGCAcctgggcctggcgggctgcaaacTGCCACCCGACGCACTCAG GGCGCTTCTGGAAGGCCTGGCGCTCAACACGCACCTGAATGACCTACACCTGGACCTCAGCGCGTGTGAG CTGCGCTCGGCGGGTGCTCAAGTGATACAAGACTTGGTGTGTGATGCTGGCGCAGTGAGCTCCCTGGATCTGGCAGATAATG GCTTTGGCTCAGACATGGTGACTCTGGTGCTGGCCATTGGGAGGAGCCGGTCTCTGCGACATGTGGCGCTTGGAAGGAACTTCAACGTCCGGTGCAA GGAGACCCTGGACGACGTCCTGCACCGGATTGTTCAGCTCATGCAGGATGACGACTGT CCCCTGCAGTCTCTGTCTGTGGCTGAGTCACGGTTGAAGCTGGGCGCTGGCGTCCTGCTCCGGGCCCTGGGCACCAATCCTAACCTGACAGCCCTGGATATTAGTGGCAACGCCATGGGGGACACGGGTGCCAAGATGCTGGCCAAGGCGCTTCGGGTTAACACGAGGCTCAG GTCTGTGGTCTGGGACCGAAACCACACATCTGCTCTGGGCCTTCTGGACGTGGCACAGGCCCTGGAACAGAACCGCAGCCTGAAGGCCATGCCTCTGCCACTGAACGATGTGGCCCAGGCTCAGCGCAGCCGTCCTGAACTGACAGCACGGGCCGTGCATCAG ATCCAAGCCTGTCTTCTGAGGAATAATCGCACAGACCACACCTCTGCTGACTGCACCACCCGCCCGAAGCCCCTGGGTCTGGGGTCAGACCCCTCCGAACAG GAAGTGAATGAACTGTGTCAGTCGGTGCAGGAGCACGTGGAGTTGCTGGGCtgtggggctggaccccagggtGAAGCTGCTGTGCACCAGGCTGAGGATGCCATCCAAAATGCCAACTTCTCTCTCAGC ATTCTCCCCATTCTTTATGAGGCTGGAAGTTCCCCAAGCCACCAATGGCAGCTGCGGCAGAAGCTGGAGGGCCTGCTGGGACAGGTGGGAGAGGTGTGCCGCCGGGACATTCAG GACTTCACTCAGGCCACACTGGACACAACAAGGAGTCTCTGCCCACAGACATTGCAGGGTCCCAGGTGGAGGGAGCAGCTAGAGGGGGTCCTTGGGGGCTCAAGGGGTCTCCCAGAGCTGCTCCCAGAGCATCTGCTGCAAGATGCCTTCACTCGGCTCAG GGACATGCGCCTGTCAGTCACAGGGACCTTGGCAGAGAGCATTGTGGCTCAGGCTGTGGCAGGTCTGAGTGCAGCCCGGGATCGGCTG GTGGAGAGTCTGGCTCAACAGGCAACAGAGGCAATGCCCCCTGTCATACTGACACTAGACGGAGATGAGTCCAGCCCCCTTGGGCCTGGGGAATTGGAAGGTCTTTTCTTCcctgaggagaaagaaaaagaggatgaAGAGGAGCAGAAG GATGAAAGTCCTCCACAGAAATGGGTTGAATCCCTCCACTGTCTTCACCTGGACTCCTCCACTCACA GTGCTGCTGAGGAGCTAGAGCCGGAGCCCGAGCTGGCGGCTCCGGGGGAAGATGCAGAGCCGCAGGCGGGGCCATCCGCTCGTGGCTCTCCGAGCCCCGCCGCCCCAGGGCCCCCGGCCGGCCCGTTGCCTCGCATGGACCTGCCGCCCTCCGGGCAGCCCCTGCGCCATCCGACCCGGACCCGACCACGGCCGCGGCGCCAGCACCACCACCGCCCGCCGCCGGGGGGCCCCCAG gtgcccccagccctgccgcAGGAAGGGAATGGGCTCAGTGCCCGCGTGGATGAGGGCGTGGAGGAATTCTTCTCCAAAAGGCTGATCCACCAGGATCGCCT CTGGGCCCCCGAGGAGGACCCGGCAGCTGAGGGGGGTACCACCCCTGTCCCCCGTACACTTCGCAAGAAGCTGGGCACCCTCTTTGCCTTCAAGAAGCCTCGTTCAACACGTGGGTCACGACCTGATCTCGAGACCAGCCCTGGAGCAGCTCCCCGCTCTCGAAAAACCACACTCGGGGACTTGCTTCGGCCACCGGCCCGTCCTGGCCGTGGTGAGGAGCCTGCTGGGGCCGAGGGGGGTACCGGCAGCCCAGACCCAACCCGCAGGAGTCGGCCTCGATACACCCGTGAAAGTAAGGCCTACTCCCTGATACTGCTCCCtgctgaggaggaggagacagtggGAGCCAGGCCCGACAAG CGGCGGCCCCTGGAGCGGGGAGACACagagctggccccatcctttgaGCAGCGAGTACAAGTGATGCTGCAGAGGATCGGCGTGAGCAGAGGCAGCGGGAGTGCCGACGGCAAGAGGAAGCAG AGCAAAGATGGAGAAATCAAGAAGGCTGGCTCGGATG GTGACATTATGGACAGTTCCACAGAGGCTCCTCCCATCTCGATCAAGTCCCGCACCCACTCTGTGTCTGCTG ACCCTTCATGCAGACCTGGACCAGGGGGCCAAGGGCCTGAGTCTGCCACCTGGAAGACACTGGGGCAACAGTTGAATGCAGAGCTCAGGGGCCGTGGTTGGGGCCAACAGGATGGTCCAGGTCCCCCGTCCCCATGTCCCAGCCCAAGCCCCCGAAGATCCagcccctccccagacagcctggGCCTTCCAGAGGATCCCTGCTTAGGCTCCAGGAACGAAG AACGGCCCCTGCGGCTACAGCGCTCCCCTGTCCTCAAGCGCAGGCCAAAGCTTGAGGCGCCTCCATCTCCAAGCATAG GATCTGGCCTTGAAGCCGAGCCTCTACCCACCCAGTCTACAGAGCCCTGCAGCCCACCCTCCCCAACCACAAACCAAAGAGGCGGCGGCCCCAACCCCTGA